A single Halarcobacter anaerophilus DNA region contains:
- a CDS encoding bifunctional adenosylcobinamide kinase/adenosylcobinamide-phosphate guanylyltransferase: MKILYFGGQKSGKSSLAEKKALEISTNKPYYIATYDNSYDDKEMKKRVNRHKEQREKKFTTIEEAYDLTKVVKEKETFLVDCISMWIFNNLEKQEQELINQLEELEKIDCNIVFVLNEVTSGVIPFDKNSRKFVDLTGIIGQKLAKICDEVYEVKFGLESRLK; encoded by the coding sequence ATGAAGATTTTATATTTTGGAGGACAAAAAAGCGGCAAATCTTCCTTGGCAGAAAAAAAAGCTTTGGAAATATCTACAAATAAGCCTTACTATATTGCGACATATGATAACTCTTACGATGATAAAGAGATGAAAAAAAGAGTAAACAGACATAAAGAACAAAGAGAAAAGAAGTTTACTACAATAGAAGAAGCTTATGATTTAACAAAAGTAGTTAAAGAAAAAGAGACTTTTTTGGTTGATTGTATCTCTATGTGGATATTTAACAATCTTGAAAAACAGGAGCAAGAGTTAATAAATCAACTTGAAGAGCTTGAAAAAATAGATTGTAATATCGTTTTTGTACTTAATGAAGTAACCTCAGGAGTAATTCCTTTTGATAAAAACAGCAGAAAGTTTGTAGATTTAACAGGAATTATAGGACAAAAGTTAGCCAAAATCTGTGATGAGGTATATGAAGTTAAATTTGGACTTGAAAGCAGACTAAAATAG
- a CDS encoding ABC transporter substrate-binding protein, translating into MKKIVWILIFYINLFAGERIVTLSPSLNEIVFALGSGKDIVANTLHSDYPKESESIPKVGGYASISLEKILLSKPTLVFAQNYDEELLLNLKKLSLNYYSFKTNNLDSIKTTIKKIAKILHKENKASKIIKEIDSSLEALKNIVKDKTFMIVISPKLDLDRTIYISGNNLYFNDIIKYSGNSNAYKSKSDAQPVVNMEKIINMNPDVVVLLAPFMHKQKLTKEQLKANWYKLPITASKNKDIYVIDKDYAGIPSNRVVNFINDFKKILEDVKNK; encoded by the coding sequence ATGAAAAAAATTGTTTGGATACTAATTTTTTATATTAATCTTTTTGCAGGAGAGAGGATAGTAACCCTCTCTCCTTCTTTAAATGAGATAGTCTTTGCTTTGGGAAGCGGAAAAGATATTGTTGCAAATACTTTGCATAGTGATTATCCAAAAGAGTCTGAAAGTATTCCTAAAGTAGGGGGATATGCTTCTATCTCTTTGGAAAAGATTTTACTTTCAAAACCTACGCTTGTTTTTGCTCAAAACTATGATGAAGAGCTTTTATTAAATCTAAAGAAGTTAAGTTTAAATTATTACAGTTTTAAAACCAATAATTTAGATTCAATAAAAACTACAATTAAAAAAATCGCTAAAATATTGCATAAAGAAAATAAAGCTTCTAAAATAATTAAAGAGATCGATTCTTCTTTAGAAGCTTTAAAAAATATTGTAAAAGATAAAACTTTTATGATAGTTATAAGCCCAAAACTTGATCTGGACAGAACTATCTATATCTCAGGAAATAATCTTTATTTTAATGATATTATAAAATATTCGGGAAACAGCAACGCTTATAAATCAAAAAGCGATGCTCAGCCTGTTGTTAATATGGAGAAAATTATAAATATGAATCCTGATGTTGTAGTTCTTTTAGCTCCTTTTATGCATAAGCAAAAGCTTACAAAAGAGCAGTTAAAAGCAAATTGGTACAAACTTCCCATAACTGCTAGTAAAAACAAAGATATTTATGTAATAGACAAAGATTATGCAGGAATTCCAAGTAACAGGGTGGTAAATTTTATAAATGATTTTAAAAAGATATTAGAAGATGTTAAAAATAAGTAA
- a CDS encoding ATP-binding cassette domain-containing protein, with the protein MLKISNYSNLILKDISFILKENENLIILGSNGAGKSTLAKVLSNLIENQSVELFDKNISTLEDKKRVELINYVPPRFEIFDEYITVYEFLELSFIKSIKKEKINEVLKLLGIESIKNRVCVDLSSGEKQLLLLASSLIHNAKITIFDELTANMDISRVKEVYTLFKMDYLKQKIIITHNLDLAFHLKYKVLYLQNGVIKFFGGCEEFFLEENLSRFYKNSLKVVDNHLVVNL; encoded by the coding sequence ATGTTAAAAATAAGTAATTATTCAAATTTGATTTTAAAAGATATAAGCTTTATTTTGAAAGAGAATGAAAACCTTATAATCTTAGGTTCAAACGGAGCAGGAAAATCAACTTTGGCAAAAGTGTTATCAAATCTTATAGAAAACCAAAGTGTAGAACTTTTTGATAAAAATATCTCAACTTTAGAAGATAAAAAAAGAGTTGAACTAATAAATTATGTTCCCCCTAGATTTGAGATTTTTGATGAATATATTACGGTTTACGAATTTTTGGAACTTTCTTTTATAAAAAGTATTAAAAAAGAGAAAATAAACGAAGTTTTAAAGCTTCTTGGAATAGAAAGTATTAAAAACAGAGTCTGCGTTGATTTAAGCAGCGGAGAAAAGCAACTTCTACTTTTGGCTTCAAGTTTGATTCATAATGCAAAAATCACGATTTTTGATGAATTAACGGCTAATATGGATATCTCAAGAGTAAAAGAGGTTTATACTCTTTTTAAAATGGATTATTTAAAACAGAAGATTATTATAACTCATAATTTGGATTTGGCTTTTCATCTAAAATATAAAGTTTTATATTTGCAAAATGGAGTTATTAAGTTTTTTGGCGGGTGCGAAGAGTTCTTTTTAGAAGAGAATCTAAGTAGATTTTATAAAAACTCTTTAAAAGTCGTAGATAATCATTTGGTGGTAAATCTATAA
- a CDS encoding histidine phosphatase family protein, which produces MAIITLLRHAPLPLKYQKRYIGHSDINIDLSLTEFSFLDEIKKRDYDLIFSSDLKRCTQTLDLLGLSYKKDKRLREVEFKEEFELKNFEEIEKTDIFDKKYLDSFLAWHGFLCKESFTKFQSRVAEFLKELPKNKDILICSHGGTIKMINSILTKEDYCLTPFSLKYLEKVDINIT; this is translated from the coding sequence ATGGCTATAATCACTCTTTTAAGACATGCTCCTTTACCTTTAAAATACCAAAAAAGATATATAGGACATAGTGATATAAATATTGATTTGTCTTTGACTGAATTTAGTTTTTTAGATGAGATTAAAAAAAGAGATTATGACTTGATTTTCTCTTCCGATTTAAAAAGATGTACTCAAACTCTGGATTTATTAGGTTTAAGTTATAAAAAGGATAAAAGATTAAGAGAGGTTGAGTTTAAAGAAGAGTTTGAACTGAAGAACTTTGAAGAGATTGAAAAAACGGATATCTTTGATAAAAAATATTTAGACTCTTTTCTTGCTTGGCACGGTTTTTTATGTAAAGAGAGTTTTACTAAATTTCAAAGCAGAGTAGCAGAGTTTTTAAAAGAGTTGCCCAAAAATAAAGATATCTTAATCTGCTCTCACGGCGGAACTATTAAGATGATAAACTCAATTTTAACAAAGGAAGATTACTGTTTGACTCCTTTTTCTCTAAAATATCTTGAGAAAGTTGATATTAATATAACTTAA
- a CDS encoding cobyric acid synthase — MKNISIFGTSSDAGKSTLTFVIAKIIQDMGFSVAPFKAQNVSNNAYVCEDGSEIAVAQYFQAQVLGVETSYHLNPVLLKSGRNSSASLIVEGKVVEDKDVREYYRDLDLLKPAVKRCFEYLNKKYDVVVCEGAGSPVELNLMDKDLSNIFIAEQYNTKIILVADIEKGGVFASIYGVYNLLPKKLRENVIGVIINKFRGDLTLFDKGVKIIEEQFNIPVLGVLPYLPFNFGFEDSQSLKNYQQNSKNAVIKIAVIAYPHMSNYNDFEPLIADESIELEFIEANISLDGFDMVILPGSKLVIKDLKWLKNNGLFDRITEFKKEFLGLCGGYEMMFETLNDKYALENDTPMIEEGLGFIKDEIVFEKEKVLKKQNYEIFDCQVSGFEIHHGISLKYPLYYENRNIKGTFVHAVFDNDSLREKFFKEINKEYRSFDFKAFKAKKTDEFVNSLKERLDIEKIRKSIDE, encoded by the coding sequence ATGAAAAACATCTCTATTTTCGGTACCAGCTCAGATGCGGGAAAATCAACTCTAACTTTTGTAATAGCTAAGATTATTCAAGATATGGGTTTTAGTGTTGCTCCTTTTAAAGCTCAAAACGTATCAAACAATGCTTACGTATGTGAAGACGGAAGTGAAATTGCAGTTGCCCAATATTTTCAAGCTCAAGTTTTAGGTGTAGAAACTTCATATCATCTAAATCCTGTTTTACTAAAATCAGGAAGAAACAGCAGTGCCTCTCTTATTGTTGAGGGGAAAGTGGTTGAGGATAAAGATGTAAGGGAGTATTACAGGGATTTAGATTTACTTAAGCCTGCTGTTAAACGATGTTTTGAATACTTAAATAAAAAATATGACGTAGTTGTTTGTGAGGGGGCGGGAAGTCCTGTTGAGCTAAATTTGATGGATAAAGACCTTTCTAATATTTTTATAGCAGAACAATATAATACAAAAATCATTTTAGTGGCAGATATTGAAAAAGGGGGAGTTTTTGCTTCTATTTACGGAGTTTATAATCTTCTTCCAAAGAAGTTAAGAGAAAATGTAATAGGGGTTATAATAAACAAATTTAGAGGGGATTTAACTCTTTTTGACAAAGGTGTAAAAATCATAGAAGAGCAGTTTAATATTCCTGTTTTAGGGGTTTTACCATATCTTCCTTTTAATTTTGGTTTTGAAGATTCCCAATCTTTGAAAAATTATCAACAAAACAGCAAAAATGCAGTTATAAAAATAGCAGTTATTGCCTATCCTCATATGAGCAATTACAATGATTTTGAACCTTTAATTGCAGATGAAAGTATAGAACTGGAGTTTATAGAGGCAAATATTTCATTGGATGGGTTTGATATGGTTATTTTGCCTGGTTCTAAACTTGTAATAAAAGATTTAAAGTGGCTAAAAAACAATGGACTCTTTGATAGAATAACAGAGTTTAAAAAAGAGTTTCTTGGTCTTTGCGGCGGTTATGAAATGATGTTTGAAACTCTAAACGACAAGTATGCTTTGGAAAATGACACACCTATGATAGAAGAGGGCTTGGGTTTTATAAAAGATGAAATCGTTTTTGAAAAAGAAAAAGTTTTGAAAAAACAAAATTATGAAATCTTTGATTGTCAAGTCTCTGGTTTTGAGATTCATCACGGCATAAGTTTGAAATACCCTTTATATTATGAAAATAGAAATATCAAAGGAACTTTTGTTCATGCTGTTTTTGACAATGACAGTTTAAGAGAGAAATTTTTTAAAGAGATAAACAAAGAGTATAGAAGTTTTGATTTTAAAGCTTTTAAAGCTAAAAAAACAGATGAGTTTGTAAACTCTTTAAAAGAGAGACTTGATATAGAAAAAATAAGGAAAAGTATAGATGAATAG
- a CDS encoding adenosylcobinamide-GDP ribazoletransferase: MNSIYLGLKFVFSYFSIIPVKFKKEDDLSQKEVLNYTMFFLPLVGFVLGTITVVLYNFLNTLPILGAIIASCVYFVLYGFIHTEAVLDVVDAVYAKHSGKDAYKIIKEPTVGAIGVLYSVVFVILKVAAFSFLLINELYLELIAITITSRMGIQFTTYFSTFKSTFVNLLSNSFRGKTFLISTVFYSLLILFLTKFSFLFFILLSFLLAILLAAFIKKILGFLNGDALGVVFESLEILLSVSVLFLWL; the protein is encoded by the coding sequence ATGAATAGTATATATTTGGGATTAAAATTCGTATTTAGTTATTTTTCAATAATCCCAGTAAAATTTAAAAAAGAGGATGATTTATCACAAAAAGAGGTTTTAAACTATACTATGTTTTTTTTACCTTTAGTTGGATTTGTATTAGGAACTATAACAGTAGTTTTATACAACTTTTTAAATACCCTTCCAATTTTGGGTGCAATTATTGCAAGCTGCGTCTATTTTGTTTTATACGGATTTATTCACACAGAAGCTGTTTTGGATGTAGTTGATGCTGTTTATGCAAAACACAGCGGAAAAGATGCTTATAAAATCATAAAAGAACCAACAGTAGGTGCAATCGGTGTTTTATACTCTGTAGTTTTTGTAATCTTAAAAGTTGCAGCTTTTAGTTTTTTATTGATAAATGAGCTTTATTTGGAGTTAATTGCAATTACAATTACAAGTCGTATGGGAATACAATTTACAACATATTTTTCAACTTTTAAATCAACTTTTGTTAATCTTTTATCCAACTCTTTTAGAGGTAAAACTTTTTTAATCTCAACTGTTTTTTACTCTTTATTAATACTTTTTTTAACAAAATTTAGTTTCTTGTTTTTTATCCTCTTAAGTTTTTTATTGGCAATTTTACTTGCAGCTTTTATTAAAAAAATTTTAGGTTTTTTAAATGGTGATGCTTTAGGTGTAGTTTTTGAATCCTTAGAAATTCTTCTTTCTGTTTCGGTGTTGTTTTTATGGCTATAA
- a CDS encoding aminotransferase class I/II-fold pyridoxal phosphate-dependent enzyme has protein sequence MKKFQHGGDLNSFAKSLDCNINKITDLSSNINFIKPKLKCDFNTLDISSYPTYENLYKIVAKKYKVKASQIELYNGASSAIFTLFRKLALKTCVIYSPAYLEYKKASKLFGYNLQQINRFKNINEKIEKDSLVVFVNPSTPDGKYYDIKNLMQKWIKKRCTVLIDESFLEFTKNKSDLKYLKEYENLYILKSMTKFYSCAGVRVATLISTKENIKKLKEKEPLWKLSAYDMNYIINALKDKKFVKKSTEKNLQNKQFLREVLRQYSFIKLYKSDANFFLIKLKNIDADTLQNHLKKYKIMIRNCDNFDFLDKSFVRVAVKEKKSIKLLQKALDRI, from the coding sequence TTGAAAAAATTTCAGCATGGCGGAGATCTTAACTCTTTTGCCAAAAGTTTAGATTGTAATATTAATAAAATAACAGATTTATCTTCAAATATAAATTTTATAAAACCTAAACTAAAATGTGATTTTAATACTTTGGATATCTCTTCTTATCCTACATATGAAAATTTATATAAGATTGTAGCAAAAAAATATAAAGTAAAGGCTTCACAAATAGAGCTTTACAACGGCGCAAGCAGTGCAATATTTACCCTTTTTAGAAAACTTGCTTTAAAAACTTGTGTTATCTATTCTCCTGCTTATTTAGAGTATAAAAAAGCTTCAAAACTTTTTGGCTATAACTTACAACAAATAAATAGATTTAAAAATATAAATGAAAAAATAGAAAAAGACTCTTTGGTTGTATTTGTAAACCCCTCAACTCCTGACGGGAAATATTATGATATAAAAAACCTTATGCAAAAGTGGATAAAAAAAAGATGCACTGTTTTAATAGATGAAAGTTTTTTAGAGTTTACAAAAAACAAATCAGACCTTAAATATTTAAAAGAGTATGAAAACTTATATATTTTAAAATCCATGACAAAGTTTTATTCATGTGCCGGCGTTAGAGTTGCAACTTTGATTTCCACTAAAGAAAATATAAAAAAACTAAAAGAAAAAGAACCTTTATGGAAACTTTCAGCTTATGATATGAACTATATAATTAACGCTTTAAAAGATAAAAAATTCGTAAAAAAAAGTACTGAAAAAAACTTGCAAAACAAACAATTTTTAAGAGAGGTTTTAAGACAATACTCTTTTATAAAACTATATAAAAGTGATGCAAATTTTTTCTTAATCAAACTTAAAAATATAGATGCAGACACTCTTCAAAATCATCTAAAAAAATATAAGATAATGATAAGAAATTGTGATAATTTTGACTTCTTAGACAAAAGCTTCGTAAGAGTTGCAGTAAAAGAAAAAAAGAGTATAAAACTATTACAAAAAGCTTTAGACAGGATTTGA
- a CDS encoding FecCD family ABC transporter permease yields MKFFFYFLALLLVFISPFIGESSIDISKLFDSSSTVNMIFWQLRVPRIVLAFFVGGILSLSGLVFQTVFKNILITPYTLGIASGTTLFTAVSIVFLPSLALYISGIAGSFVTIMILYLISKVINKNLMLASTNSILLVGIALSFFYSSALMLIFYLSSLQENYTIVRFTLGSLDIVGFNTPLVVLGVAIVFLLAILNYKKELKLLLVSNDMAFLKGLNVNKVNLTLLILVSIAVGVSISFVGPIGFIGLVIPHTIRLIYKKSADNLIFPVFFYGGVFLVFSDLIARNLNTASSLPIGVVTSFIGAPFFVYLLIRRNNKKKQD; encoded by the coding sequence ATGAAGTTTTTTTTCTATTTTTTAGCTTTGCTTTTGGTTTTTATTTCCCCTTTTATAGGTGAAAGTAGTATTGATATCTCCAAACTCTTTGACTCTTCAAGTACGGTTAATATGATATTTTGGCAACTTAGAGTTCCAAGGATTGTTTTAGCATTTTTTGTAGGCGGGATTTTAAGTCTTAGCGGGCTTGTTTTTCAAACTGTGTTTAAAAATATACTAATCACTCCTTATACTTTGGGAATAGCAAGCGGAACTACGCTTTTTACAGCTGTTTCAATAGTGTTTTTGCCTTCACTTGCTTTGTATATTTCAGGGATTGCAGGTTCGTTTGTTACTATTATGATTTTATATCTAATCTCAAAAGTCATAAATAAAAACTTAATGCTGGCTTCTACAAATTCAATTTTACTTGTAGGGATTGCTTTATCGTTTTTTTACTCTTCTGCTTTGATGCTGATTTTTTATCTTAGCTCTTTACAGGAAAACTATACAATAGTAAGATTTACCCTTGGAAGTTTGGATATTGTGGGTTTTAATACTCCTTTAGTAGTTTTAGGTGTGGCAATAGTTTTTTTACTAGCAATTTTAAACTATAAAAAAGAGTTAAAACTTCTGCTTGTATCAAATGATATGGCATTTTTAAAAGGTCTAAATGTAAACAAAGTTAATCTTACTTTGCTTATTTTGGTCTCTATTGCCGTTGGAGTTAGTATTAGTTTTGTAGGTCCTATTGGTTTTATAGGACTTGTTATTCCCCATACCATAAGACTTATATATAAAAAAAGTGCCGATAATCTGATTTTCCCCGTATTTTTTTACGGAGGAGTGTTTTTGGTTTTTTCCGATTTAATTGCAAGAAATCTAAATACAGCTTCAAGTTTGCCTATAGGGGTTGTAACTTCATTTATCGGAGCGCCGTTTTTTGTTTATTTGTTAATAAGAAGAAATAATAAAAAAAAACAGGATTAG
- the cbiB gene encoding adenosylcobinamide-phosphate synthase CbiB produces MYFFTALIAYTIDLIFGEFEKFKNFKHPIIFMGDYIKWFESKFYLDNIFRGFLLTLTLLCIVFTITYALTFIDNIFIQGFFCSFAISSKMLFESVKNILTSKNPKYEISMLVSRDTKEMNESEINKACIETYAENLSDGVIAPLFYLTLFGITGAYIYKAVNTLDSMVGYKNKRYEKFGKFSARLDDIANYIPSRLTALIIALLFLSKKAFLNFYKYGKKHESLNAGFPISSMALVLNIKLGGPTSYFGKIKNKPYFGEGKEEIIKEDVTKALSLKIRLDIFIILILFFFIISSY; encoded by the coding sequence TTGTACTTTTTTACAGCCTTAATTGCTTATACAATCGACTTAATCTTCGGAGAATTTGAAAAGTTTAAAAACTTTAAACATCCAATAATTTTTATGGGAGATTATATAAAATGGTTTGAAAGCAAATTTTATTTGGATAATATTTTTAGAGGTTTTTTACTTACACTTACTCTTCTTTGTATAGTGTTTACTATAACTTATGCTTTAACTTTTATTGATAATATTTTTATTCAAGGTTTTTTCTGCTCTTTTGCAATTTCATCAAAAATGCTTTTTGAAAGTGTAAAAAATATCTTGACTTCCAAAAATCCAAAATATGAAATCTCTATGCTTGTAAGTAGAGATACAAAGGAGATGAATGAAAGTGAAATCAACAAAGCCTGTATAGAAACTTATGCTGAAAATCTAAGTGACGGTGTTATTGCTCCTTTGTTTTATTTAACTCTTTTTGGTATAACTGGAGCTTATATTTATAAAGCTGTAAACACTCTTGATTCTATGGTAGGATATAAAAATAAAAGATATGAAAAATTCGGTAAATTTTCTGCTAGATTAGATGATATAGCAAACTATATTCCATCTCGTCTTACGGCACTAATTATTGCCCTACTTTTTTTATCAAAAAAAGCTTTTTTAAACTTTTATAAATATGGGAAAAAACATGAAAGTTTAAATGCAGGTTTTCCAATTTCTTCAATGGCACTTGTTTTAAATATAAAACTTGGAGGTCCAACTTCATACTTTGGAAAAATAAAAAACAAACCCTACTTTGGAGAAGGGAAAGAAGAGATAATAAAAGAGGATGTAACAAAAGCTTTAAGCCTAAAAATTAGACTTGATATTTTTATTATCCTAATCCTGTTTTTTTTTATTATTTCTTCTTATTAA
- a CDS encoding phosphotransferase, translated as MGVLTKLSLKQINELTKIDNIEFFCLKETLNGISDTTYELKTKENKKYIFKLFENLDCKEFEEQVFILKHLRTLEVPKVVLNSRLFYKSKPACIFSFIEGEIAKTIEITHIEQIITFLLKLHNIKIKPKSKNIYTKEYFLKMLKLVDKSLKEEFEKRYKVLKDIDLEPNGLIHGDLFPDNSKFKAGQLSGVYDFTQSCYGNIYFDLAVVIVSWCFKKFEFDFKLFYQTLQTYSVKQKLTEKEIKSYLLFASLYYSLQRAVKNNSDYKEYLRKFDILEKII; from the coding sequence TTGGGTGTATTAACAAAACTCTCACTAAAACAGATAAATGAATTAACCAAAATAGACAATATAGAGTTTTTCTGCCTAAAAGAGACGTTAAACGGTATTTCTGATACTACTTATGAACTAAAAACAAAAGAGAATAAAAAATATATTTTTAAACTGTTTGAAAATCTTGATTGTAAAGAGTTTGAAGAACAGGTTTTTATCTTAAAACATTTAAGAACTTTGGAAGTTCCAAAAGTTGTTTTAAATAGCAGACTTTTTTATAAAAGCAAACCCGCTTGTATCTTCTCTTTTATTGAAGGTGAGATTGCAAAAACTATTGAGATAACTCATATAGAGCAAATTATAACTTTTCTTTTAAAACTGCATAATATAAAAATAAAACCAAAAAGCAAAAATATCTATACAAAAGAGTATTTTCTTAAGATGTTAAAGTTAGTAGATAAGAGTTTAAAAGAAGAGTTTGAAAAAAGATATAAAGTGCTTAAAGATATAGATTTAGAACCAAACGGTTTGATTCACGGAGATTTGTTTCCTGATAACTCCAAATTTAAAGCAGGGCAGTTAAGCGGGGTATATGATTTTACTCAATCATGTTATGGTAATATATATTTTGATTTGGCTGTTGTGATTGTAAGTTGGTGTTTTAAAAAGTTTGAATTTGATTTTAAACTCTTTTATCAAACTTTGCAAACTTACAGTGTAAAACAAAAACTTACAGAAAAAGAGATAAAGAGTTATCTTCTTTTTGCCAGCCTTTATTACTCTTTACAAAGAGCAGTTAAAAACAACAGTGATTACAAAGAGTATTTAAGAAAGTTTGATATTTTAGAAAAGATTATTTAG
- the cobT gene encoding nicotinate mononucleotide-dependent phosphoribosyltransferase CobT, whose amino-acid sequence MIKTILGNIDFIESLRGKSATYILAMSNTKTADIPGITQAGIPGQIYLTPTLDSEFLCTGEVRSLEDVAKTPKGVPTPALITRAVHLLSSFKNIELLDLGIKVKPKLEYFKIHNMQIEPSNKIDEGANIDAMEVFQKGLVFGQAYELKDDYLILAESVPSGTTTATATALGLGYKCSELFSSSFKEVPNSIRNSTVTKALENITKEDDLFGVLNKVADNMLIFYAGVILGLNNKAKVVLAGGTQMACILLIVNSILKTMEADFKTTNLTLCTTKWVYEDTNSDIKAILDMLDFKINAYYADFDFALSSYPALKLYDNGEAKEGVGAGAALAYGFLNGLNKEQITKQIENLLG is encoded by the coding sequence ATGATTAAAACAATTTTAGGAAATATTGATTTTATTGAGAGCCTAAGAGGTAAAAGTGCAACTTATATTTTAGCTATGAGTAATACAAAAACAGCAGATATACCAGGAATTACACAAGCAGGAATTCCTGGACAAATATATTTAACTCCAACATTAGATAGTGAGTTTTTATGCACAGGTGAGGTTAGAAGTTTGGAAGATGTGGCAAAAACGCCCAAAGGAGTTCCAACCCCTGCACTTATTACAAGAGCTGTTCATCTTTTAAGTTCTTTTAAAAATATCGAGCTTTTAGATTTGGGAATAAAAGTAAAACCGAAACTTGAGTACTTTAAAATCCATAATATGCAAATAGAGCCTTCAAATAAAATAGATGAAGGTGCAAATATAGACGCCATGGAAGTATTTCAAAAAGGTTTGGTATTTGGACAAGCCTATGAGTTAAAAGATGATTATCTTATTTTAGCAGAATCCGTACCAAGCGGAACTACAACGGCAACTGCTACAGCTTTAGGCTTGGGATACAAATGCAGTGAACTTTTCAGCAGCTCTTTTAAAGAGGTACCAAACAGTATCAGAAACTCTACTGTAACTAAAGCTTTGGAAAATATTACAAAAGAGGATGATCTTTTCGGTGTATTAAATAAAGTAGCCGATAATATGCTTATCTTTTATGCAGGAGTTATCTTAGGTTTGAATAATAAAGCAAAAGTTGTTTTAGCAGGCGGTACTCAAATGGCTTGTATCCTTTTAATCGTAAATTCAATATTAAAGACTATGGAAGCAGATTTTAAAACTACAAATCTGACTCTTTGTACAACTAAATGGGTATATGAAGATACAAACAGTGATATAAAAGCTATTTTAGATATGCTTGATTTTAAAATTAATGCTTATTATGCCGATTTTGATTTTGCTCTGTCTTCTTATCCTGCATTAAAGCTATATGATAACGGAGAGGCAAAAGAGGGAGTTGGAGCAGGGGCTGCTTTGGCTTACGGGTTTTTAAACGGTTTAAATAAAGAGCAGATAACAAAACAGATAGAAAATCTTTTAGGATAA